In a single window of the Coffea eugenioides isolate CCC68of chromosome 3, Ceug_1.0, whole genome shotgun sequence genome:
- the LOC113765233 gene encoding probable inorganic phosphate transporter 1-3 — protein sequence MARGQQLEVLNALDVAKTQLYHFTAIVVAGMGFFTDAYDLFSISLCTKLLGRIYYFHPDSKKPGSLPPGASSAVTGVALVGTLVGQLFFGWLGDKMGRKKVYGITLVLMVVSSLASGLSFGNRPQGVIATLCFFRFWLGFGIGGDYPLSATIMSEYANKRTRGSFISAVFAMQGFGILTSGIVAIIVSASFNHAYPAPTYEEDKAASTISQADYMWRIILMFGAVPAGLTYYWRMKMPETARYTALVARNAQKAAKDMARVLNVELDPEVEKVEKLTERSSNSYGLFSRQFLRRHGLHLLGTTSTWFLLDIAFYSQNLFQKDVLSGIGWIPPAATMSAGEELFKIARAQTLIALCSTVPGYWFTVALIDVIGRFAIQLMGFFFMTVFMFALAIPYNHWTKKAHRIGFVVIYSLTFFFSNFGPNATTFVVPAEIFPARLRSTCHGISAAAGKAGAIVGAFGFLYASQSKDPNKTDPGYPTGIGMKNSLIVLACVNALGMLFTFLVPEPKGKSLEELSGENEDENNDEDAKTTSNRTAPV from the coding sequence ATGGCTAGGGGACAGCAACTGGAAGTGCTTAATGCACTTGATGTTGCCAAGACACAGCTTTACCATTTCACAGCAATTGTAGTTGCTGGAATGGGCTTCTTCACTGATGCATATGATCTCTTCAGTATTTCCTTGTGTACTAAGCTGCTGGGACGCATTTACTACTTCCACCCAGACTCCAAAAAGCCCGGAAGTTTACCTCCCGGCGCCTCATCAGCTGTCACTGGTGTTGCCTTGGTCGGTACCTTGGTTGGCCAACTATTCTTTGGTTGGCTTGGTGACAAAATGGGCCGGAAAAAGGTTTATGGTATAACCTTAGTTCTTATGGTTGTCTCTTCCCTTGCCTCAGGGCTTTCCTTTGGCAACAGACCGCAGGGTGTGATTGCCACACTTTGCTTCTTCAGGTTTTGGCTTGGCTTTGGGATTGGAGGAGATTATCCACTTTCAGCAACAATTATGTCTGAATATGCCAACAAGAGGACTCGCGGTTCATTCATTTCTGCAGTTTTTGCTATGCAGGGATTCGGAATATTAACTAGTGGAATTGTGGCTATTATAGTCTCAGCTTCTTTCAATCATGCATATCCTGCACCAACTTATGAAGAAGATAAAGCAGCATCAACAATATCACAAGCTGACTATATGTGGCGCATTATTTTGATGTTTGGAGCTGTACCAGCTGGTCTTACCTACTACTGGCGAATGAAGATGCCTGAAACTGCTCGTTACACGGCCCTTGTAGCCAGGAATGCTCAGAAGGCAGCTAAAGATATGGCTAGGGTGTTAAATGTTGAACTTGACCCTGAAGTGGAAAAAGTGGAGAAACTCACTGAGAGATCATCCAACAGCTATGGATTGTTTTCTAGACAATTTCTTCGTCGTCATGGCCTTCATTTATTGGGAACTACTTCAACATGGTTTTTACTTGATATTGCATTTTACAGCCAAAATCTTTTCCAGAAGGATGTTTTGAGTGGAATTGGATGGATCCCACCAGCTGCAACAATGAGTGCAGGGGAGGAGCTCTTCAAAATTGCCAGGGCACAAACTCTGATTGCTCTATGCAGTACTGTCCCAGGATATTGGTTTACGGTGGCTCTTATCGACGTCATAGGAAGATTTGCAATTCAACTGATGGGCTTCTTCTTCATGACTGTTTTCATGTTTGCTTTAGCAATTCCATACAATCACTGGACTAAGAAGGCTCACCGTATTGGCTTTGTGGTTATATACTCGTTGACATTCTTCTTCTCAAACTTTGGGCCTAATGCTACCACATTTGTTGTGCCGGCTGAAATCTTCCCAGCTAGACTGAGGTCGACGTGCCATGGCATATCTGCAGCTGCAGGAAAGGCAGGAGCAATAGTTGGGGCATTCGGATTCTTGTATGCTTCCCAAAGCAAAGATCCAAACAAAACTGATCCTGGCTACCCAACAGGTATTGGTATGAAGAATTCACTAATTGTTCTTGCCTGCGTTAATGCACTGGGGATGCTCTTCACTTTCTTAGTGCCAGAACCTAAAGGAAAATCACTCGAGGAGTTGTCAGGTGAAAATGAGGATGAGAATAATGATGAGGACGCCAAGACTACTTCAAACAGGACTGCTCCTGTTTAA